A DNA window from Linepithema humile isolate Giens D197 chromosome 6, Lhum_UNIL_v1.0, whole genome shotgun sequence contains the following coding sequences:
- the LOC105674761 gene encoding E3 ubiquitin-protein ligase MARCHF6: protein MTEDMLGTDICRVCRSEGLADRPLFHPCICTGSIKWIHQECLVQWMRYSRKEYCELCGYRFSFTPIYSPDMPRRLPLRDVVGGLFTSIVTAVKYWLHYTLVAAAWLGIVPLTACRTYRALFSGPFDVVRIMSLPMDILSTENISSDVFHGCFVVTCTLFAFIGLVWLREQILHAGGPDWLERDNVQLPPVDNPPQVNAQQPQQPQEQRVAPQEVQNNNNVPPFVDPPIPQEEELQNEDQRPIYREVADNLANNPRIGEPENLARDIQAPVPPAPPLPIGDEPGADNAAANAAGGERWARGHAVQAPVGGQAQGEAEEANWNPMEWDRPAEELTWERLLGLDGSLVFLEHVFWVVSLNTLFIMVFAFCPYHIGHSAIEGLKLEEHAVASHFEGLLTTLCGYCIIGLSLVILHTLTALLGFQRSQRILGLCYVIVKVSLLSVVEIGVLPLVCGWWLDICSLAMFDATLKDRESSFRLAPGTSMFIHWLVGMVYIYYFASFILLLREVLRPGVLWFLRNLNDPDFSPIQEMIHLPILRHVRRLVASAIIFGTAILLMLWLPVKILRWAWPGFLPYTVTVQSEAQVSELSLELLLLQVILPALLEQSHTRTWLKALVRAWCRVVAWMLDLQSYLLRDQADDPGPAVIEEPQHPDLGAAHHALLQREGPTGYQPYVRPRWFPARLVGLLLCVCVSLVIASLIAMTLPVWLGRRVMALWMVGAPAPSPPVLPPTLTGSDGGESVSSLSGRVHEVYTIACGTYVCWAAARGLALAFSWLPRGRRAILDRIKHWAILGVKASVAFVLLVGVIPLLFGLLLELVVVVPLRVPLEQNPILFIWQDWALGVLYTKIATAVTMMGPDWRIRLAIERAYNDGIREMDLKFVVKELAAPVICCFGLALAVPYAVAYGIVPLLVTNLQTQILIARRLYPFLLLVNLVCIVICVQIRQFKKLYEHIKNDKYLVGQRLVNYEHRNKSQSQEHQSQRPS, encoded by the exons ATGACGGAGGACATGTTGGGTACAGATATCTGCAGGGTCTGTCGATCCGAAGGCCTTGCAGACAGACCTCTATTCCATCCTTGCATTTGCACAGGCAGCATTAAATGGATACATCAAGAATGTCTGGTACAGTGGATGCGTTATTCACGCAAAGAGTACTGCGAGCTCTGTGGCTATCGCTTCTCGTTTACACCTATATACAGCCCAGACATGCCACGTCGTTTACCGCTAAGAGATGTTGTAGGTGGTTTATTTACAAGCATTGTCACTGCTGTGAAGTATTGGTTACATTACACGTTGGTGGCAGCTGCATGGCTGGGAATTGTTCCTTTAACCGCCTGTCGCACATATAGAGCTCTCTTCAGCGGTCCGTTTGATGTAGTTCGA ataATGTCGTTACCGATGGATATACTCTCAACGGAAAATATCTCGTCGGATGTGTTTCACGGTTGTTTCGTAGTTACCTGTACTCTGTTTGCGTTTATCGGTTTAGTATGGCTGCGCGAGCAGATCCTACATGCTGGAGGACCTGATTGGCTTGAGAGAGACAATGTGCAGTTGCCTCCTGTCGACAATCCGCCACAAGTAAACGCACAACAACCGCAGCAACCTCAGGAACAACGCGTTGCACCACAAGAAGTTCAGAACAACAATAATGTCCCTCCTTTTGTCGATCCACCTATTCCACAAGAAGAAGAGCTACAGAACGAAG ACCAACGTCCTATATACCGAGAAGTGGCAGATAATTTGGCCAACAATCCACGAATTGGTGAACCTGAGAATCTAGCGAGAGACATACAGGCACCAGTTCCTCCTGCACCACCTCTTCCAATCGGAGATGAGCCCGGTGCAGACAATGCAGCAGCAAATGCAGCTGGTGGTGAGCGCTGGGCGAGAGGACATGCGGTACAAGCGCCTGTCGGCGGACAAGCACAGGGTGAAGCCGAAGAAGCCAATTGGAATCCTATGGAATGGGATAGACCCGCTGAAGAACTAACTTGGGAACGCCTTTTAGGATTGGACGGATCTCTTGTCTTTCTTGAACATGTTTTCTGGGTTGTATCTCTAAACACTCTTTTCATTATG gTATTTGCTTTCTGTCCTTATCACATTGGTCACTCCGCGATAGAGGGATTAAAATTGGAGGAGCATGCAGTGGCATCGCACTTTGAAGGCTTACTGACCACATTGTGTGGTTACTGCATAATCGGACTTTCTCTAGTGATTCTCCATACTCTCACCGCTCTGTTAGGCTTTCAGCGTTCCCAACGAATCTTAGGGCTTTGCTACGTTATCGTCAAGGTTTCTTTGCTCTCCGTCGTGGAGATCGGCGTACTTCCATTAGTTTGCGGCTGGTGGTTGGATATTTGCTCGTTGGCGATGTTCGACGCCACGCTTAAAGATAGAGAATCCTCATTCAGACTCGCTCCTGGCACATCCATGTTCATTCATTGGCTGGTGGGAAtggtctatatatattatttcgcaTCGTTCATTCTTCTTTTACGTGAAGTTCTGCGACCCGGGGTTCTTTGGTTTCTGCGAAATCTGAACGATCCTGATTTCTCCCCTATACAAGAAATGATACATCTTCCCATACTACGTCATGTGCGGCGACTGGTCGCATCCGCGATCATATTCGGCACGGCAATTTTACTGATGTTGTGGTTGCCAGTAAAGATTTTGAGATGGGCCTGGCCAGGATTTTTACCTTACACCGTGACCGTGCAAAGTGAAGCTCAG GTCAGCGAACTTTCGTTAGAGCTCCTTCTGCTACAAGTAATTCTTCCCGCACTATTGGAACAATCGCATACCCGTACGTGGTTGAAAGCCCTCGTGCGAGCTTGGTGTCGCGTAGTAGCATGGATGCTGGATCTGCAATCGTATCTTTTGCGAGATCAAGCCGATGATCCCGGACCGGCTGTTATCGAGGAACCGCAGCATCCGGACTTGGGCGCTGCACATCATGCGCTGTTACAAAGAGAGGGACCGACGGGATATCAGCCTTATGTCAGACCGCGTTGGTTTCCCGCGAGATTGGTCGGGCTTTTACTCTGCGTCTGCGTGTCACTCGTAATCGCCAGTCTAATTGCCATGACTCTGCCCGTATGGCTTGGACGTAGGGTGATGGCCTTGTGGATGGTAGGAGCGCCCGCTCCGTCACCGCCCGTGCTACCACCTACGTTAACCGGATCCG ATGGTGGCGAGAGTGTGAGCTCTCTTTCTGGAAGAGTGCACGAAGTATACACGATAGCATGCGGAACGTATGTATGTTGGGCCGCGGCGCGAGGCTTGGCATTAGCATTCTCCTGGCTGCCTCGTGGCCGAAGAGCCATTTTAGATCGGATTAAACACTGGGCAATCTTAGGAGTGAAAGCCTCGGTGGCGTTTGTACTACTCGTCGGTGTCATACCGCTCTTGTTTGGTCTTCTTCTGGAGTTAGTAGTGGTAGTTCCGTTACGTGTCCCATTAGAGCAAAATCCCATCTTATTCATCTGGCAGGATTGGGCATTAGGCGTACTTTACACGAAGATAGCTACCGCCGTGACGATGATGGGACCTGACTGGAGAATACGTCTTGCTATCGAACGAGCATACAACGACGGAATAAGAGAAATGGATTTGAAATTTGTTGTAAAAGAGTTAGCGGCCCCCGTTATATGTTGCTTCGGTCTCGCTCTCGCGGTTCCTTACGCCGTGGCCTACGGAATAGTTCCGCTTCTCGTGACCAATCTACAGACCCAAATCCTTATCGCTAGGCGCCTATATCCTTTCCTACTTCTAGTAAATTTGGTCTGCATAGTGATCTGCGTTCAAATACGCCAATTCAAGAAGCTTTATGAGCATATTAAGAACGATAAATACCTCGTGGGGCAAAGGCTCGTGAATTACGAGCATCGCAACAAATCGCAGTCGCAAGAGCATCAATCGCAGAGACCGAGCTAA